Proteins encoded by one window of Mustelus asterias unplaced genomic scaffold, sMusAst1.hap1.1 HAP1_SCAFFOLD_79, whole genome shotgun sequence:
- the LOC144483800 gene encoding uncharacterized protein LOC144483800 codes for MGFTYFSKLLNHKVTLTNERPFKCSDCGSSFKRSQELLRHERIHTEEKPFSCSQCSKRFRSTSNLQEHQRVHTSERPFKCSDCGTEFKRSQDLRDHQHIHTEERPFSCSHCTKRFRTSSHLQRHQRIHTGEKPFTCSVCGKGFTDSFNLREHQRTHIGERPFICCVCGKGFTRASSLLTHQRVHTGEGLFTCSHCGKGFTQLSRLQVHVRVHTGERPFTCSVCGKGFTQSTSLQRHQRIHKDTRTMEKPWKCGDCGKGFKSPSQLEIHRRSHTGERPFTCCDCGKGFTHSSHLLRHQRVHTKERPFTCSECGKTFTTSSDLLTHQRIHTGERPFTCSECEMGFSWLSHLQAHQRVHTGEKPFTCSDCGKGFSHSSNLRIHQRVHTGERPFTCTECGKAFFDSSSLRIHQRVHTKERPFTCSECGKGFSRSSFLKAH; via the exons atGGGATTCACTTATTTCTCCAAGTTGTTGAACCACAAAGTCACtctcaccaatgagagaccctttaaatgctccgactgtgggagcaGCTTCAAAAGGTCGCAGGAACTGCTGAGAcacgagcgaattcacactgaggagaaaccgttcagctgctctcaatgctcaaagagatttagatcaacatccaacctgcaggaacaccagcgagttcacaccagtgagagaccctttaaatgctccgactgtgggactgaattcaaaaggtctcaggatctgagggaccaccagcacattcacaccgaggagaggccgttcagctgctctcactgcacaaagaggtttagaacatcatcccacctgcagagacaccagcgaattcacactggggagaaaccattcacctgctctgtgtgtgggaagggattcactgattcattcaacctgcgggaacaccagcgaactcacattggggagaggccatttatctgctgtgtgtgtggaaagggattcacccgggcatccagcctgctgacacaccagcgggttcacaccggggaggggctgtttacctgctctcactgtgggaagggattcactcagttatccagactGCAGGTACACgttcgagttcacactggggagagaccattcacctgctctgtatgtggaaagggattcactcagtcaacatccctgcagagacaccagcgaattcacaa GGACACCcgaaccatggagaaaccgtggaaatgtggagattgtgggaagggattcaaatccccgtctcagctggaaattcatcgacgcagtcacactggggagaggccgttcacctgctgtgattgtggtaagggattcactcattcatcccacctgctgagacaccagcgggttcacaccaaggagaggccgttcacctgctccgagtgtgggaagaccTTCACTACTTCATctgatctgctgacacaccagcggattcacactggggaaaggccattcacttgctctgagtgtgagatgggATTCAGTTGGTTATCTCacttgcaggcacaccagcgagttcacaccggggagaagccattcacatgctctgattgtggaaagggattctctcaCTCCtccaacctgcggatacaccaacgcgttcacactggggagaggccgttcacctgtactgagtgtgggaaggcattCTTTGATTCATcaagcctgcggatacaccaacgagttcacaccaaAGAGAGACCGtttacctgctccgagtgtggaaagggattcagtcgGTCATCCTTCCTGAAGGCACActag
- the LOC144483813 gene encoding uncharacterized protein LOC144483813, translating into MEKLWKCDDCGQGFMLPCDLEIHQRSHTRERPFTCSVCGKGYIKFSHLQSHNLTHTNERPFKCSDCGSGFKSSGELVSHQRIHSEERPFSCSHCSMKFKWSSTLRRHQRVHTGERPFSCSMCGKGFSRSSELRAHQRIHTGERPFTCNVCGKGFFRSSALLTHKVTHTNERPFKCSDCESCFKSSRDLMSHQRIHTEDRPFSCSHCTKRFRSSSNLRNHQRVHSGERPFTCSDCGKGFTQLSALLTHQRVHTGERPFTCSVCGKGFTNLPNLLSHKVTHTSERPFKCSDCGSEFKISGELVSHQRIHTEDRPFSCSLCTKRFKRSSTLQRHQRVHTRERPFICSVCGKGFSQSFTLLTHQRLHTEERPFTCTECGKGFTQSSTLLTHQQVHSGERPFTCTECGDRFTRLSTLQRHKVTHSQERPFKCSDCGSGFKIAEHLMDHQRIHTGERPFSCSHCTKRFGRTCTLRRHQRVHTGRDHSPALCVRKDLLDTPAADAQCPSHPGETL; encoded by the coding sequence atggagaaactgtggaaatgtgacgattgtggacaaggattcatgttgccctgtgatttggaaatccatcaacgcagtcacactcgggagagacccttcacttgctcagtgtgtgggaagggatacattaagttctcccacctgcagagtcacaatctcactcacaccaatgagagaccctttaaatgctctgactgtgggagcggattcaaaagctctggagaactggtgtcccaccagcgcattcacagtgaggagagaccgttcagctgctctcactgctcaatgaaatttaaatggtcgtccacactgcggagacatcagcgagttcacaccggggagagaccgttcagctgctccatgtgtgggaagggattctctcggtcctccgaactgcgggcacaccagcgaattcacactggggagagaccgttcacctgcaatgtgtgtgggaagggattctttcggtcatccgccctgctgacgcacaaagtcactcacaccaatgagagaccctttaaatgctctgactgtgagagttgcttcaaaagttctcgggatctgatgtcccaccagcgcattcacactgaggacagaccgttcagctgctctcactgcacaaagagatttagatcatcatcaaacctgcggaaccaccagcgagttcactccggggagagaccattcacttgctctgactgtgggaagggattcacgcagttatccgccctgctgacacaccagcgagttcacaccggagagaggccattcacctgctctgtgtgtgggaagggattcactaatttacccaacctgctgagtcacaaagtcactcacaccagtgagaggccctttaaatgctcggactgtgggagtgaattcaaaatttctggggaactggtgtcccaccagcgcattcacactgaggacagaccgttcagctgctctctctgcacaaagaggtttaagaggtcatccacactgcagagacaccagcgagttcacaccagggagagaccgttcatctgctctgtgtgtgggaagggattcagtcagtcattcaccctgctgacacaccagcgtcttcacaccgaggagagaccatttacctgcaccgagtgtgggaagggattcactcagtcatccaccctgctgactcaccagcaagttcacagcggggagagaccattcacctgcaccgagtgtggggacagattcactcggttatccaccctgcagagacacaaagtcactcactcccaggaaagaccctttaaatgctctgactgtgggagtggcttcaaaattgCTGAGCATCTGATGgatcaccagcgcattcacactggggagagaccgttcagctgctctcactgcacaaagaggtttggaaggacatgcacactgaggagacaccagcgagttcacactgggagagaccattcacctgctctgtgtgtgcggaAGGATTTACTCGATACCCCAGCTGCTGACgcacaatgtccctcacacccaggagagaccctttaa